The genomic DNA CAGTGAACCAAGAGACGGTCCTCACCAATGTCAACGGTCAAGGTTCCAGGTGTGAGAGTTATCGAGTTGGCCAGAGTGAGCTTCGAGATCTCCCCTTTCAAATCCGTTTCAACTTCGACCATCGAAGGATTTATAGGAAGAGAAGGATTCAAGACTCTTTTGGCCACATCGATATTTGCCTTAACCATTTCCAAAATGAAGATTGGAAGGAAGAAGAACACGAATTTGAAGAGGCGAACAGGAAAGTCGAGACCGATCCGGAATCT from Mesotoga infera includes the following:
- a CDS encoding Na+/H+ antiporter subunit D, giving the protein MALQFISLLVISFTIWLGFTGSLALAEILLGLVVSIVVAIILSKYSRFRIGLDFPVRLFKFVFFFLPIFILEMVKANIDVAKRVLNPSLPINPSMVEVETDLKGEISKLTLANSITLTPGTLTVDIGEDRLLVHWIDKKADEPERIREEISGKFEKRIGGIFE